The Streptomyces laurentii genome contains a region encoding:
- a CDS encoding serine/threonine protein kinase (identified by MetaGeneAnnotator; putative;~sequence version:1), with translation MAVSIAGRSGWSDDTWVYQNDPRMPAMEHGWKLHVSARAGDLDDVIRLVAAVLSRHVCHAKFARDPEILHRLNSGVVSAGAVGKAITVYPPPGTVVEVARELAAALRDREGPRIVSDRRVDPRAPVYYRYGPFTGDYRTGRSGRLESVMTGPDGRIFDGLAVGRYRCPPWAEDPFTTGPGHRDEPSAPGLGGGRYAVTAGITRAPGGNVYRAVDRTLGQSVVVKQARAYVGEDASGADARHRLRNEHAVLTALDGVMGVPHVLDYFAHRSDEYLVTSSCGDRDLRKEVLRNGPFRDDDPRQAGALSVLATRLVRVLDAIHDRGVVVRDLKPDNVVLDASGPGHCHVIDFGISERDGVGPGGATPGYSEPVLRATGPATPADDHYALGATLFFAATGLDPVIVDSDHEVNRDRTLACLEWALPGRAHRGIRSSIAGLLSFDPTVRNAAADRLRTGAAATTVPGPVLRPARPRIDSDLLDEIVEHTVAYCVREAHAIMDPVRAARLNVPTPIDVYGGSAGLGLELLHHADRPRVRATVAALARWTAEQSRNLPPGFYTGRTGVELFLAEAGWDAGPDADTRTGLDADTDTGPDAGFGYPVLPDRAPDGGPPEADLIAGAAGIGLGRLLLARHALRSGHPHAADRHLAVAADCDRMLASGTARLTPTGGESAGDAALREGIAHGEAGVVCFLLEYGGAVGDPDAISRSGKAVARLAAVTPGIIAAASAPGATRRYGSWCRGLAGIGSVLVRAGGLLDEPGYLDLGLRAARACTALAPRMPLVTQCCGLAGVGELMVDAAEATSAEEFRAAAETVALLILSRSGGPWSRPVFPDPGLARPSATWAGGSAGVLAFFRRLRDQGGPRLGLPS, from the coding sequence GTGGCCGTCTCCATCGCCGGCCGCAGCGGTTGGTCGGACGACACGTGGGTCTACCAGAACGATCCGCGGATGCCGGCGATGGAACACGGCTGGAAACTGCATGTCTCGGCGCGTGCCGGAGACCTCGACGATGTGATCCGGCTCGTCGCGGCGGTGTTGTCCCGGCACGTCTGCCACGCGAAGTTCGCCCGCGATCCGGAGATCCTGCACCGCCTCAACTCCGGTGTGGTGAGCGCCGGAGCCGTCGGCAAGGCGATCACCGTCTACCCTCCGCCCGGCACCGTGGTCGAGGTCGCCCGGGAACTCGCCGCCGCGCTCCGCGACCGGGAGGGCCCACGGATCGTCAGCGACCGGCGGGTCGACCCGAGGGCCCCGGTCTACTACCGCTACGGCCCCTTCACGGGCGACTACCGGACCGGCCGGAGCGGGCGGCTCGAATCCGTCATGACCGGGCCGGACGGCCGGATCTTCGACGGCTTGGCCGTCGGCCGCTACCGGTGCCCGCCCTGGGCCGAGGACCCCTTCACGACCGGCCCCGGACACCGGGACGAGCCGTCCGCGCCCGGTCTCGGCGGTGGACGCTACGCGGTCACGGCCGGCATCACCCGCGCCCCCGGAGGCAATGTCTACCGCGCGGTCGACCGCACGCTCGGGCAGTCGGTGGTCGTCAAACAGGCGAGGGCCTACGTGGGCGAGGACGCGTCCGGTGCGGACGCCCGCCACCGGCTCCGCAACGAGCACGCGGTCCTCACCGCGCTCGACGGCGTCATGGGCGTGCCCCACGTACTGGACTACTTCGCCCACCGGTCGGACGAGTACCTGGTGACGAGCAGCTGCGGCGACCGGGACCTGCGCAAGGAGGTCCTGCGGAATGGGCCTTTCCGAGACGACGACCCCCGGCAGGCGGGCGCCCTGTCCGTCCTCGCCACCCGGCTCGTGCGGGTACTGGACGCGATCCACGACCGGGGCGTGGTCGTCCGCGACCTCAAGCCCGACAACGTCGTGCTCGACGCCTCCGGCCCCGGCCACTGCCATGTGATCGACTTCGGGATCAGCGAGCGAGACGGCGTCGGCCCGGGAGGCGCGACCCCCGGATACAGCGAGCCGGTGCTGCGCGCGACGGGCCCGGCCACCCCCGCCGACGACCACTACGCCCTCGGCGCCACTCTCTTCTTCGCCGCCACCGGCCTGGACCCGGTGATCGTCGACTCCGACCACGAGGTCAACCGGGACCGGACCCTGGCCTGCCTGGAATGGGCCCTGCCCGGGCGCGCCCACCGGGGGATCCGGTCGTCGATCGCCGGCCTCCTGAGCTTCGACCCGACCGTACGGAATGCCGCCGCCGACCGCCTGCGCACCGGTGCGGCGGCCACCACGGTGCCCGGGCCCGTACTCCGGCCCGCGCGTCCCCGGATCGACAGCGACCTGCTGGACGAGATCGTCGAGCACACGGTCGCGTACTGCGTGCGGGAAGCACACGCGATCATGGACCCGGTCCGGGCCGCGCGGCTGAACGTCCCGACGCCGATCGACGTGTACGGCGGGAGCGCGGGGCTCGGACTGGAACTCCTTCATCACGCGGACCGGCCTCGGGTGCGGGCGACCGTCGCCGCGTTGGCGCGGTGGACGGCGGAACAGTCCAGGAACCTGCCACCCGGCTTCTACACCGGACGCACCGGCGTCGAACTCTTCCTCGCGGAGGCGGGGTGGGACGCGGGACCGGACGCGGATACGAGAACGGGCCTGGACGCGGATACGGACACGGGCCCGGACGCCGGCTTCGGCTACCCCGTCCTGCCGGACCGCGCACCGGACGGCGGCCCGCCGGAGGCGGACCTGATCGCGGGCGCCGCCGGAATCGGCCTCGGCCGGCTGCTGCTCGCCCGCCACGCCCTCCGGTCCGGTCACCCGCACGCCGCGGACCGGCACCTCGCCGTCGCCGCCGACTGCGACCGGATGCTGGCGTCGGGAACCGCCCGACTCACCCCGACCGGCGGGGAATCGGCCGGCGACGCCGCGCTCCGTGAGGGCATCGCGCACGGCGAGGCGGGTGTCGTCTGCTTCCTGCTGGAGTACGGCGGGGCGGTCGGGGACCCGGACGCGATCAGCCGCTCCGGGAAGGCCGTCGCCCGGCTGGCCGCCGTGACACCGGGCATCATCGCGGCGGCCTCCGCGCCGGGGGCGACGCGTCGCTACGGCTCGTGGTGCCGTGGCCTGGCCGGGATCGGATCCGTACTCGTCCGGGCCGGCGGCCTCCTGGACGAGCCTGGGTATCTTGACCTCGGCCTGCGGGCCGCGCGCGCCTGCACCGCGCTGGCGCCCCGGATGCCGCTGGTCACCCAGTGCTGCGGCCTGGCCGGGGTGGGCGAGTTGATGGTGGACGCGGCGGAGGCGACCTCGGCCGAGGAGTTCCGGGCCGCCGCCGAGACCGTCGCCCTGCTCATCCTGAGCCGCAGCGGCGGCCCGTGGTCCCGGCCCGTGTTCCCGGACCCCGGTCTCGCCCGGCCGAGTGCCACGTGGGCCGGCGGTTCCGCGGGTGTGCTGGCCTTCTTTCGGCGACTGCGCGACCAGGGCGGCCCGCGACTGGGTCTCCCCTCCTGA
- a CDS encoding hypothetical protein (hypothetical protein KSE_10690 [Kitasatospora setae KM-6054];~identified by MetaGeneAnnotator; putative;~strain coidentity: NBRC 14216; type strain of Kitasatospora setae): MPVAVQDLPRTDGFRDAGPLEIDDDAIAFEDDDRADREHTACLADPWVTATTRFACDLNS; encoded by the coding sequence ATGCCCGTAGCCGTGCAGGATCTTCCGAGAACCGACGGATTCCGCGACGCGGGTCCGCTGGAGATCGACGACGACGCGATCGCGTTCGAGGACGACGACCGCGCCGACCGTGAGCACACGGCGTGTCTCGCCGACCCCTGGGTGACCGCCACCACCCGCTTCGCCTGCGACCTGAACTCGTAG
- a CDS encoding transposase IS4 (identified by MetaGeneAnnotator; putative;~sequence version:1) — protein sequence MSKVSVLGVSFGVPLTAGGAHDGRAPAGFVAALVGVALLGGDRLVVSDEADKALAAPRSPSSWPGGQTGSGLVGRR from the coding sequence TTGTCCAAGGTCTCGGTCCTGGGAGTGTCCTTCGGCGTGCCGCTCACTGCGGGCGGCGCGCACGACGGCCGCGCGCCCGCGGGATTCGTCGCCGCGCTCGTCGGCGTGGCGCTGCTCGGCGGCGACCGGCTCGTGGTGTCGGACGAAGCGGACAAGGCCCTGGCCGCGCCCCGTTCCCCCTCCTCGTGGCCAGGCGGACAGACGGGGTCGGGACTCGTCGGCCGAAGGTGA
- a CDS encoding oxygenase (hypothetical protein; Provisional;~identified by MetaGeneAnnotator; putative;~oxygenase [Streptomyces cattleya NRRL 8057 = DSM46488];~putative FAD-binding dehydrogenase; Reviewed;~ubiquinone biosynthesis hydroxylase family protein;Provisional; cl17314), which translates to MDYDVDVVVAGGGPVGLMLACELRLGGARVAVLERLTEVNPTIKGGAITTPSAEALYRRGMLPALAELQRQATDRFQAFVRERNGGDGGGAAGQGLGIVGHFAGIMLRADLVDHTEPGLGDAGPAAEVAFVAQQDIERLLGGRADELGVDVRRGVELTGFTADDGAVTVRTSHGTLRAGWLVGCDGGRSAVRKLAGFEFPGTDPEITCHQAVVEMTGAEDLKIGWTATDTGVYAYGPMPGRVVTVEFDGPPADRDAPVTAEDLQARLRRVSGVDVTITGVLTATRFTDHARQVTEYRKGRVLLAGDAAHVHSAFGSQGLSLGIGDAMNLGWKLAAVIGGRAPQGLLDTYTSERHPVGAWVLDWTRSQVAAMRPDPQSRALRGIVSDLAGTVVGTTYLTARLNGGGVRYGLPGEHPLTGRSVPDLELTDGSRLADHLHGGRALLLDLTDDPELRALAAGYAGRVDTLTAGCPDRPDLAAVLVRPDGFTAWAADAGAPMSTAGLAEALDEWFGVPEGAVTPG; encoded by the coding sequence ATGGACTATGACGTGGACGTAGTGGTGGCCGGAGGCGGCCCGGTCGGACTGATGCTGGCCTGCGAGCTCCGGCTCGGAGGCGCGCGGGTGGCCGTCCTGGAGCGCCTCACCGAAGTGAACCCGACGATCAAGGGCGGGGCGATCACCACGCCCAGCGCCGAGGCGCTCTACCGCAGGGGCATGCTGCCCGCCCTGGCCGAGCTGCAGCGGCAGGCGACGGACCGCTTCCAGGCATTCGTGCGCGAGCGGAACGGCGGGGACGGAGGCGGGGCCGCGGGCCAAGGGCTCGGCATCGTCGGGCACTTCGCCGGAATCATGCTGCGCGCCGACCTGGTCGACCATACGGAACCGGGCCTCGGCGACGCCGGACCCGCCGCCGAGGTCGCCTTCGTGGCGCAGCAGGACATCGAGCGGCTGCTCGGCGGGAGGGCGGACGAGCTCGGCGTCGACGTGCGCCGGGGGGTGGAGCTGACAGGCTTCACCGCGGACGACGGGGCCGTCACCGTGCGGACCAGCCACGGGACCTTACGTGCCGGCTGGCTCGTCGGCTGTGACGGTGGCCGCAGTGCGGTCCGCAAGCTCGCGGGGTTCGAATTTCCCGGTACGGACCCGGAGATCACCTGTCACCAGGCGGTCGTGGAGATGACCGGCGCCGAGGACCTGAAGATCGGCTGGACCGCCACGGACACCGGGGTGTACGCCTACGGGCCGATGCCGGGCCGCGTCGTCACCGTGGAGTTCGACGGCCCGCCGGCCGACCGGGACGCTCCGGTCACCGCCGAGGACCTCCAGGCTCGGCTGCGCCGCGTATCCGGCGTGGACGTCACGATCACCGGGGTGCTGACCGCGACCCGCTTCACCGACCACGCCCGCCAGGTCACCGAGTACCGCAAGGGCCGGGTTCTGCTGGCCGGCGACGCGGCGCACGTGCACTCCGCGTTCGGGAGTCAGGGTCTGAGCCTGGGTATCGGGGACGCGATGAACCTCGGCTGGAAGCTCGCCGCGGTGATCGGCGGCCGGGCGCCGCAAGGGCTGCTGGACACGTACACCTCCGAACGGCACCCGGTCGGTGCGTGGGTCCTGGACTGGACCCGCTCCCAGGTCGCGGCCATGCGCCCGGACCCGCAGTCCCGGGCCCTGCGCGGGATCGTCAGCGACCTGGCGGGGACGGTGGTGGGCACCACGTACCTCACCGCGCGGCTCAACGGTGGCGGGGTGCGGTACGGACTGCCGGGCGAGCACCCTCTGACCGGCCGCAGCGTCCCGGACCTCGAACTCACCGACGGCAGCCGCCTCGCGGACCACCTCCACGGCGGCCGGGCGCTCCTGCTCGACCTCACCGACGACCCGGAGCTCCGGGCCCTCGCCGCGGGGTATGCGGGCCGCGTCGACACCCTGACGGCCGGCTGCCCGGACCGCCCGGACCTGGCGGCGGTCCTCGTCCGGCCGGACGGCTTCACGGCCTGGGCGGCCGACGCGGGGGCGCCGATGTCGACGGCCGGGCTGGCGGAGGCGCTGGACGAGTGGTTCGGCGTGCCAGAGGGTGCGGTGACGCCGGGCTGA
- a CDS encoding hypothetical protein (identified by MetaGeneAnnotator; putative;~sequence version:1) — translation MSDTLYPGDEIGLGQSLQGGAYILTLQSDGNLVLSEPTGVVWATDTHEQGVQRAVLQHDGNFVLYTDDGPVWATDTDGSDVSHLVVQADRNVVLYASDGSALWASDTNTDTPVYVEEPPAASADEEVSVFMPEPRTYAVEPGDTLWDIAERFYGDGNRYHDIAAASGIDNPDLVDVGQVLTIP, via the coding sequence ATGAGTGACACCCTGTACCCGGGTGACGAAATCGGTCTCGGCCAATCCCTGCAGGGCGGCGCCTACATCCTGACGCTGCAGAGCGATGGGAACCTGGTGCTCTCCGAGCCGACCGGCGTCGTGTGGGCGACCGACACCCACGAGCAGGGAGTCCAGCGAGCCGTACTCCAGCACGACGGCAACTTCGTGCTCTACACCGACGACGGACCCGTGTGGGCCACCGATACCGACGGCAGTGATGTCAGCCACCTCGTCGTACAGGCTGACCGCAATGTGGTGCTGTACGCCAGCGACGGCAGTGCACTGTGGGCCTCGGACACCAACACCGACACACCCGTCTACGTAGAGGAACCGCCCGCTGCGTCTGCCGATGAAGAGGTATCGGTGTTCATGCCGGAGCCGCGCACGTACGCCGTGGAACCCGGCGACACCCTGTGGGACATCGCCGAACGCTTCTACGGCGACGGGAACCGTTACCACGACATCGCTGCTGCCAGCGGCATCGACAACCCGGATCTGGTGGACGTCGGCCAGGTGCTGACTATTCCCTGA
- a CDS encoding hypothetical protein (identified by MetaGeneAnnotator; putative;~sequence version:2), with the protein MAAAGANTATRAPPCLYSARPLPAPPSDPPLAVDAAPPWGCDGERVARKVCAKSGTVTPGECALAEFLNSPPLLVTSTEL; encoded by the coding sequence TTGGCCGCCGCCGGAGCGAACACCGCCACGCGGGCGCCGCCATGCCTGTACTCCGCCCGGCCGCTCCCGGCTCCGCCCTCGGACCCGCCCCTCGCCGTCGATGCGGCCCCGCCATGGGGCTGCGACGGGGAGCGGGTCGCACGCAAGGTTTGCGCCAAGAGCGGCACTGTGACGCCCGGCGAGTGTGCCCTCGCCGAATTTCTCAACTCCCCACCCCTGCTGGTAACTTCTACAGAACTGTAG
- a CDS encoding copY family transcriptional repressor (CopY family transcriptional repressor [Streptomyces sp. SirexAA- E];~PFAM: Penicillinase repressor; KEGG: sco:SCO0640 hypothetical protein;~Penicillinase repressor; cl17580;~identified by MetaGeneAnnotator; putative), translated as MLAALVQEAGPVTAGCVQERIGGGITYTTVMTILTRLHAKGAVARERVGRSFAWTAVADESGLAALRMRKVLDAESDRQAVLASFVTALSPGDEQLLRDLLAQAAETGEG; from the coding sequence GTGCTGGCCGCCCTGGTGCAGGAGGCAGGTCCGGTCACAGCCGGCTGTGTGCAGGAGCGCATCGGTGGCGGGATCACCTATACAACGGTGATGACGATCCTGACGCGGTTGCACGCCAAGGGCGCTGTGGCGAGGGAGCGAGTGGGACGTTCGTTCGCGTGGACGGCTGTCGCGGACGAATCGGGGCTGGCGGCGCTGCGGATGCGCAAGGTGCTGGACGCGGAGTCGGACCGGCAGGCCGTTCTGGCGAGCTTCGTGACGGCGCTGTCGCCGGGGGACGAGCAACTGTTGCGGGATCTGCTGGCGCAGGCGGCCGAAACGGGTGAAGGCTGA
- a CDS encoding peptidase M48 ste24p (PFAM: peptidase M48 Ste24p; KEGG: sco:SCO0639 integral membrane protein;~Peptidase family M48; cl12018;~identified by MetaGeneAnnotator; putative;~peptidase M48 Ste24p [Streptomyces sp. SirexAA- E]), with product MKADGMGVFVFLPLVLPLTAWPIARLPEHRLHPRTATWLLTWTAALLAVCSTLCLALLMVVGTAQLPGNPLPDGWSDPEVREAVPYDEVAGRAAIPALLSVLVSCLAAGWRHYRVRKQATRAVAGLAGRSVAVLPDEVPYAYALPGRPDGGQVVVSTGMLSGLTPGERRALFAHERAHLSCRHHRFLLAVQFAARANPFLRPLRTAVGFTTERWADEEAAVRTVDRRTVALAVGRAALISRGAPVASLAHFAAGPVPRRVAALLGPAPVARNWLSVFTTLGLAMWTATAGMTVSALSSANSAVTLFFILHAALDS from the coding sequence GTGAAGGCTGACGGCATGGGGGTTTTCGTCTTCCTGCCGCTGGTGCTGCCGTTGACCGCCTGGCCTATTGCCCGGCTGCCCGAGCACCGGCTCCACCCGCGGACGGCCACCTGGCTGCTGACGTGGACGGCCGCGCTGCTCGCGGTGTGCAGCACGCTGTGCCTGGCTCTGCTGATGGTCGTGGGGACCGCGCAGTTGCCGGGCAATCCGCTGCCGGACGGCTGGTCGGATCCGGAGGTCCGCGAGGCGGTCCCGTACGACGAGGTCGCCGGGCGGGCGGCGATCCCCGCTCTGCTGTCCGTGCTGGTGTCGTGCCTGGCGGCGGGGTGGCGGCACTACCGGGTGCGCAAACAGGCCACACGTGCTGTGGCGGGGCTGGCCGGCAGGTCGGTTGCGGTGCTGCCCGATGAGGTTCCCTACGCGTACGCGCTGCCCGGCCGGCCAGACGGGGGGCAGGTCGTGGTCAGTACCGGCATGCTGTCCGGACTTACCCCGGGTGAGAGGCGGGCGCTGTTCGCCCACGAGCGGGCTCATCTGTCCTGCCGACACCACCGGTTTCTCCTGGCGGTGCAGTTCGCGGCGCGGGCGAACCCGTTCCTGCGTCCGTTGCGGACAGCGGTGGGGTTTACCACGGAGCGGTGGGCGGACGAGGAGGCGGCGGTCCGGACCGTCGACCGCCGCACCGTCGCTCTGGCAGTGGGCAGGGCTGCCCTGATTTCCAGGGGAGCTCCCGTCGCGTCCTTGGCGCACTTCGCCGCCGGGCCGGTGCCGCGCCGGGTGGCGGCCCTGCTGGGCCCGGCTCCTGTCGCCAGGAACTGGCTGTCGGTGTTCACGACATTGGGCCTTGCCATGTGGACTGCGACCGCCGGGATGACGGTGTCGGCCCTGTCGTCGGCCAACTCGGCCGTGACGCTGTTCTTCATCCTCCATGCCGCGCTCGACTCGTAG
- a CDS encoding hypothetical protein (identified by MetaGeneAnnotator; putative;~predicted protein [Streptomyces albus J1074]): MASIDLDKVLDKAWADKSVAEVLAAPVDALKGVSERQGALLNEAFGIKTVADLADLKFARWAQALAALDAAK, from the coding sequence ATGGCTTCGATCGATCTCGACAAGGTGCTGGACAAGGCGTGGGCGGACAAGAGTGTGGCGGAGGTCCTGGCGGCTCCCGTGGACGCGCTCAAGGGCGTCAGTGAGCGGCAGGGGGCGCTGCTGAACGAGGCGTTCGGGATCAAGACCGTCGCCGACCTGGCCGACCTGAAGTTCGCCCGCTGGGCCCAGGCGCTCGCTGCGCTGGACGCCGCGAAGTAG
- a CDS encoding integral membrane protein (identified by MetaGeneAnnotator; putative;~integral membrane protein [Streptomyces roseosporus NRRL15998];~overlaps another CDS with the same product name), producing the protein MRTAGTHLAAVTGDNAAVVRFVTMEDVLEELVGEAAAPGA; encoded by the coding sequence ATGCGTACCGCCGGCACCCACTTGGCCGCCGTCACCGGCGACAACGCTGCTGTCGTCCGCTTCGTCACCATGGAGGACGTACTCGAGGAACTCGTCGGCGAGGCCGCCGCCCCCGGCGCCTGA
- a CDS encoding hypothetical protein (identified by MetaGeneAnnotator; putative;~sequence version:1), with amino-acid sequence MASTDDLNDAADDSLDEAALAFGLLASPVRLRILRVLTRGESSVASIADEVGGALSTISQHLSVLKRSGLVGSRRDGRRQMYFVKDRDAVSAVSVMIGALTARTRAWPARSHGPIQDDR; translated from the coding sequence GTGGCGAGCACGGACGACCTCAACGATGCGGCCGACGACTCTCTGGACGAAGCGGCCCTGGCCTTCGGCTTGCTGGCTTCCCCAGTGCGTCTGCGCATCCTCCGAGTCCTGACACGGGGCGAGAGTAGCGTGGCGAGCATCGCGGACGAGGTGGGCGGAGCGCTGTCCACGATCAGTCAGCACCTGTCCGTCCTCAAGCGCTCCGGGCTGGTCGGCTCACGCAGGGACGGACGGCGACAGATGTACTTCGTCAAAGACCGTGACGCTGTCTCCGCGGTAAGCGTCATGATCGGAGCGCTCACCGCACGGACGAGAGCGTGGCCCGCGCGTTCGCACGGGCCGATCCAGGACGACCGCTGA
- a CDS encoding hypothetical protein (identified by MetaGeneAnnotator; putative;~sequence version:1) translates to MVDYARWYPCSARASCRFMGFTVDGLTPAFRTAGEHIRFVGLEATDR, encoded by the coding sequence ATGGTCGACTACGCCCGCTGGTACCCCTGCTCCGCACGAGCATCGTGCCGCTTCATGGGCTTCACGGTCGACGGCCTCACCCCCGCCTTCCGCACCGCGGGCGAGCACATCCGCTTCGTCGGGTTGGAAGCCACCGACCGCTGA
- a CDS encoding hypothetical protein (identified by MetaGeneAnnotator; putative;~sequence version:1): MSVIVPGHIDIAGPVGKLLHRRPLHNITVMQSFGLDPVGGDIFVLQIMGGGIRLGGEAAALDYLTRKAHGDLCLTRLNEAGTITGHMYLRGFGHGVNLGVENRAGKIWLWTETASRPNGSNQGYGTAVTSFTYADGDVVDYGTTRHTPPHTPDKDALFVTPTIDQGAGELIVRFYLNGATHWERYDLAKATAGVWEPIQRMTPALPAATFQGYASHAGVLYTLQGDAYGPTNPEPGNTYITAISWETGELLDRRLITAAPGLAWREPEGMTVSVRSGVPSLHFGFACEEPGPRTCTLMTLPGDPETDGVKVLTDWRAITLAAGVSADQNAPRGRLISLAGTTFLQLSGGVAGPFTADAVLGTLPDALTPSIPARATVPRDTAGGGPAVARVEVGSDRVLRLFGARTTSPIAWAQLDNFSAVWR, encoded by the coding sequence TTGAGCGTCATCGTCCCAGGACACATCGACATTGCGGGTCCGGTGGGCAAGCTGCTCCACCGGCGCCCGCTCCACAACATCACCGTCATGCAGTCGTTCGGCCTCGACCCGGTCGGCGGCGACATCTTCGTGCTGCAGATCATGGGCGGCGGCATCCGGCTCGGCGGCGAGGCCGCCGCCTTGGACTACCTCACTCGCAAGGCCCACGGCGATCTGTGCCTGACCCGGCTCAACGAGGCCGGGACGATCACCGGGCACATGTATCTACGCGGATTCGGACACGGCGTCAACCTCGGGGTGGAAAACCGCGCCGGGAAGATCTGGCTGTGGACCGAGACCGCCTCCAGGCCCAACGGCAGCAACCAGGGCTATGGCACCGCGGTGACCAGCTTCACGTACGCCGACGGCGATGTCGTCGACTACGGCACCACGCGCCACACCCCGCCCCACACCCCGGACAAGGACGCCCTCTTCGTCACCCCCACCATCGACCAGGGTGCCGGCGAGCTCATCGTGCGCTTCTACTTGAACGGCGCCACGCACTGGGAGCGATACGACCTGGCCAAGGCAACGGCCGGGGTGTGGGAGCCGATCCAGCGGATGACCCCCGCCCTGCCGGCCGCCACCTTCCAGGGGTACGCCTCGCACGCCGGGGTGCTGTACACGCTCCAGGGCGACGCCTACGGCCCCACCAACCCCGAGCCCGGCAACACGTACATCACCGCCATCTCGTGGGAAACCGGTGAGCTGCTGGACCGCCGGCTGATCACCGCCGCTCCCGGCCTGGCCTGGCGCGAGCCCGAGGGCATGACCGTCTCCGTCCGCTCCGGCGTGCCGTCCCTGCACTTCGGCTTCGCCTGCGAGGAACCCGGTCCCCGGACCTGCACCCTCATGACGCTGCCCGGGGATCCGGAGACCGACGGCGTGAAGGTCCTCACCGACTGGCGGGCCATCACGCTCGCCGCCGGGGTGAGCGCGGATCAGAACGCCCCGCGCGGCCGTCTGATCAGCCTCGCCGGCACCACATTTCTCCAGCTCTCCGGCGGCGTCGCCGGCCCTTTCACCGCGGACGCCGTGCTCGGCACCCTGCCCGACGCGCTCACCCCGAGCATCCCGGCCCGCGCCACCGTCCCCCGCGACACCGCCGGTGGCGGACCCGCCGTCGCCCGGGTCGAGGTGGGCAGCGACCGTGTCCTACGGCTCTTCGGCGCGCGTACCACCAGCCCGATCGCCTGGGCGCAGCTCGACAACTTCAGCGCGGTCTGGCGCTGA
- a CDS encoding hypothetical protein (identified by MetaGeneAnnotator; putative;~sequence version:1) translates to MSHDRRSVLGAALALPAALTVGGLAAATRASAAAGAATVDAGAWTALVLEPGITPLAGATPEVRLVTIAGTVFLQGRGLVSCDLTADSRIGRLPDGFPLPTGYVRAAAPRNNSQGINACRFEINPSGAVSVYGGNAGNPITWLQFDPVQTIWR, encoded by the coding sequence ATGTCCCACGACCGCCGCAGCGTCCTCGGCGCAGCCCTCGCCCTGCCCGCCGCCCTCACCGTCGGCGGCCTCGCCGCCGCCACCCGGGCGTCCGCCGCCGCCGGCGCTGCCACCGTCGACGCCGGCGCCTGGACCGCGCTCGTCCTGGAGCCCGGGATCACCCCGCTCGCGGGCGCGACCCCCGAGGTCCGGCTCGTGACCATCGCCGGCACCGTCTTCCTCCAGGGCCGCGGTCTGGTCTCCTGCGATCTCACCGCCGACAGCAGGATCGGCCGACTGCCCGACGGCTTCCCGCTGCCGACCGGCTATGTGCGGGCCGCCGCTCCCCGTAACAACAGCCAGGGCATCAACGCCTGCCGCTTCGAGATCAACCCCAGTGGCGCCGTCAGCGTCTACGGCGGCAACGCCGGCAACCCGATCACCTGGTTGCAGTTCGACCCGGTCCAGACGATCTGGCGCTGA